The nucleotide window GCCTTGGCTTCTTCGTAGGTGTCTGAAGACATTTCTAACTGCTCTGCCGATGTGAACATTGTTTGTACATatccatcaatcaataaatcaatttatCAATTAATCAACTGCCAATTAGCTCTGTAGTTTAACCAAGTGCTGCACATGTttgatagttttttttacaGGAATTATTCAACAATAAAATATAATAACACAGATCAATATTGCCCCATGTTGCCTGAGTTGGACTGTAATCCACTTTAATATTTGCAAGCTTTAGGCATTGCTATGTCCCAAATCAATGCTAGTATACTGATTGGTTAGCTGGAGAAAAGTCCAGTAGTTTGATTTGAGAAAGAAATCAAACATACAGAACATTATCTTCCTATGATTAGCATTTTTACAGACAGCATTTGATAGCACACAATGGTATCAACACTAACTTATGTTGTCCTTTCCACAGGAGAGTCGACCAGTTGAGATACGACGTGCAGCACCTGAAGGCCGCCCTGAGGAACTTCCAGCACAAAAGGCACCAGCGTGAGCAGGAGGACAGGGACAGGGAGGATTTGCTCAACAGGGAGTTCGCTCCCAATGTGAGAGTTCAGGGTCATTGTAAAAATTACACTAGTGTGCTTCATCACTGTTTGTTTACTCGTGAGTAAGCAcagaaaaaatgtcatattGTGGAAACGTGAGATTCAGTTCTTTGTCACAGTGTTTGATTACCCTTAAGTATGCACAGAAGAAATATTCATAATGGGGCCCCCAAATGACCATAGTTTCTTTATGCATTATATACATTATACCAGAAGTAAAGTCTAAAGATACCAAAATTTAGGATGTTTCAAATAGCAAGTGAGTCTTTACATTCAAGTTGAAATGTACTATTATATTATGTAGCTCTTTCACATAGTTTGGAGGTTATCCTGGATTGGTAATAATGTACTCTCCCTGCCATACTCGTAATCCACTAACTGATATGCGGACATACATATAAACTATCAGATTGGAATGTACTGGGAGTAATTTTACCCTCCTAAtattaataactttattgcaagttcatgcccgaaggctaattgcagacaaacaagtacatggatatacatgggaatcgacatagttatctagtctactgtgaaagttctatgttaactaaggttgactatggttgggtttgacttctttttttaatattcataatggTCTTCCAACTTCAAACTCAACCAACCGGTGTTGAAATTGTATTTAGATTTTTCTAATGATTGTTTTTTGCTTGTAGGAGGACACATCCATTATGATCGACCATGCCCTCCAGCACAACTCATCCCTACACAATGCGCACAGGGGGGTCGACGACCTCATCGGGTCAGGCAGCTCTATCATGGCCAGCCTGCAGGGACAGAGGAGCACCCTGAAGGTATGGTCTGAACAGGCACTGATGTCATGGACAGGGGGCATTCTGACAGGGAGGCAGATCTAAGTTATCTTCTAATCTCATGGACAAATTGAATAGCCAAGTTGCTTGACAATAATTTGAACTATGTTTACAGCAGGACTATGGTGATTAAAGTGATAGGGAATCAAGCTTTTCTTCTAGCATtatttgaaaagtttttttttcatggaaaagAACAAACTTTCTTGAGCATGCAATTGTATTGAAAAACTGACAGTTTAACTTATGCCCTCTGCTGATTTGGGTGCATGATTGGTAAGTGAGAAAGGTAACACACACTTGCAGGGTAAAAACTACTAACTACTACTctaacctggttctccagttcattcctttagtcactgacgaaagacagcggatgctgtctgagacTGAAATGTCTGAGTTTTTTGCGCATcttattaccaggatgtctaaccttcatcaacgtaccaacTCTTCCCACTTTCCCTCCCCCAGGGAGCACACAAGAAGATGCTAGACGTGGCCAACATGCTGGGGATGTCCAACACGGTCATGCGCCTCATCGAGAAGAGAACCTTCTACGACAAGTTCATTCTGTTCGGCGGGATGTTCGTCACCGCCGTCATCATGTACCTCGCTTTCCAGTACCTCACGTAACACAACGGTCGTCTTAAGATCCTACTTAACCACAACAGCCGTCTTAAGATCCTACACAACCACAACAGTCGTCTTAAGATCCTACACAACCACAACAGCCATCTTAAGATCCTACACAACCACAACAGCCGTCTTAAGATCCTACACAACCACAACAGCCGTCTTAAGATTGTACACAACCACAACAGCCGTCTTAAGATCCCACACAACCACAACAGCCGTCTTCTTCAACAACACCTGTAATCTCAATGTCTACCTGaggccagggctgtctccaggaccggtccctccatcccaggacagaaatttccttgagaaaaatttcaccctgttgATCCAAAATAGCTGAAGTTCATGTCATGAATTTGATGAAACTGTAGTTTCAAAATGAgcttaaaattacagatttaacattgaaaaaaaactaacaGCATGGGCTCCTAAACAATGAGTTGGACAgagaaaaatttaaagctggagacagccctgccagAGACACCAATATTTCTGCCAGGTCTGCAATGGGACTAGAATCATTTCTTACCTTTCCTATTGGTAGAGGTCACCACTCACCAGTCATTACATACATGGTCCTGTATTAACCAATCAGCAATATTAAGTCCTGTACATTTTACTGTATAATCAAGTCAACTATCTATATTGTTATTAGGATATAAATGTATGCTGAAtataacaaaatgtatataatgtCTTTCATTGATCAGATGAAGTACATAAGACTTTTAATGGACTCAGCAATTTGGTTTGACAGTTCTAGTGCTGGATGTGCTCATCCTTGTAAAgtgagtttttgtttgtttccgaAACAGTTATTCTGGCATATTTACGAATAATGAGCACAAACTGGCGCCATACTGATATTGATTATGACAGTTATTATATTAGCCCCTGATATGTAGTTTGTCAGATCAGGAGCAGACTAACTGAACAAGATTAGATGTTAGGCTGATAAGTATCTAtatcccattcctccaccataGATGAAGGCTATGCCCATTTGCTTTACAAGATTGTACCAACaagaatgtacaaatgtacatatcgCGGGATAACGAAGCTGTTTTATTGTATTTCTGTGCAAATCATTTTAACATCTCATGAGTTGAGATGACATCAGTGCTAGTGCAATTATAATTTACTACACAGCTGTGTGTGTACAAAAAGGGTTATTTCAAGTCAGTTGGCTGACTTGACTCTCATGATATATTGTCTGAGAACTTCCAAAATGTCGTGACTTAAAGTATCTGATTCATTATGAAAACCTGTCATTCTTGGTTTTTTTCTAAGTAACTTGTTGTCAGATCtatagtaacgttatatcagaATCAATTCAAATCTCACTATGCTGTCGCTCTCTTGTTCTCATGATGTAAGAACGTGGACATGTTTTAGGAGCACTTGGTACATAAAGAGGGTTGTGAAAGTCCAGAGAgtgatttacaatgtacaaaatgtaaaaactaAATACAAAACCCTGTTTGACATCTTACTTATGATACATAATTATTATAACCTTACAGTAGAAAAACGTGTCATGACCGCAGTTTGTAATTATCTTTGACTCTGTTGGAATAAACCTTTGGTCCAGTTCCATAATCTGTTGCAGCTTTGTTAGATAAGTAGATTAATCTTTGTTACCTTTGCCACATAACAAACATACAGAGATAGAATGAAGAAATGTATCAAAGGAATGGGGCAAACTCCTCAACATCACCCTCACCAGAGTTAAGTACACAGGGCATAGAGAGCGGGATAAAATAGAACGCCCGACAAAGACGCCGacaaaacacgttaaaaacaagccggagtTTGTGCCCAGGGatatctgaaaagcagatccgtAGATCTGAGATGTACTCTGGAGAGTAGCCTATGATGGGTTTCAAATTTGGCGCCATTGTTAGACCTGACGACAAGAGACCAATCACAGCACCGCTTGATGTCACGTGATCTCCGTAGCAACCATCAACAGTTCGCGTTCGGCCCTCCCAAGTCTGCTACCAGAagagcaacaacaacagcgGGTTTTGTACGTTTTACACAACTTCTTCACAAGATCAGATAACTTCAGGTGATTTCTACACATCTAATGAATAAGTAGCCTTAGTTATGTACATAGAATGCGCCGTGAGCTTCTGTAAAAGACTGAAATATGCCATCGATATAGTGCCCGttgttcgcccccctccccctttcgaAAACTTTTAAATGACTGGAAGTTATGAAAACTCGTGATTTTTACGCAATTCCGTCTATCGCCTGGAACTTTGTGGCATTTCGTGTTTATTGTATATCAGAGGCATTAATATAAGAGGTTCAGGATTGCTAACTTTGGTTTAAAGCCATGATTTTCGCGATTATAATGGATACATAATTTCAAATAAGATAGCGCTGCGTATCTGTAGCACCAACACCTTAACTTTGATCCCAAAAAGAACATAAGTTTTTTACGACTTCTATGTAATTAACAGCCACATAAGGCCTTCTCCGGGCTAATGATACAACATATAGCAAATTAAGATATTGGCAATAAAAAGAAGATGCCTGACTTGACCTGTTGTTTGTCCTGACAGTTTTAGCTAGTGAAACACAAGATGGCAAGGAAGAAGGAAGCAGCCTGGCAGGTACAGGGTTAGAGCAGACAGTTTCACGGGCATGTTTGCCAGGTTACAGTTCTCACCTGttccgttgttgttgttgctgtcttAACTATTGTTATCGTTGTTGTTTGGAGTCGGAGTCAGGTGTACCTCACATGAGGTAGACCGTAGAAAGGTGAGACAGTCAGATGTGAGACAGATGTAGGTCAGGTGTTTGCCAGGTGAGGCAAACAGGTGAGACAGACAGGTGTTCTCAAGTGAGACAGACAGGTGAGGTACATGTGTAGCTCCAGACAGGCACCTGTTGTCGCCCATGACTAAACGTTAATTCCCCTCCAGTTCTCGTTATCAGACTTACCATGGCCAGGAAGAAGGAGATCCAGCTACAGGTACGGCTGTTGCACTGTTCAACTAACTACTACTAACTTAAAGTACTAGTAAGTTAAACATCAAATATTTGATAGCTGCTATGAAGGCAGTGTAAGAAAGAAGACATTGATGTGTGTGATTTAGAAAACAATGCTAACCATAAGGCcaaaaatctacaaaaaaagatattgattCTATTACTTGTAGTTGTCCCAATGACAAAATCAGTGACAACCTGTCCTTAAGGCTTAAGACAAAGTTAGAAAGATTGGACAAAatcttatgttataaaacaAAGCATTAAACTAGCAGCTTCTTAACTTGTGAAAAGTCATACTGTATAAAACTTTCTTGATGAAGAACTCAACCCGTTGTATTACTAGTAACTATCATCCCTCACTCTTTCATCCTTTCCTCTTTTTAGGAAGAGCTGAAGAACCAGGAGCAATGGGATGATTTCCTGTCAAAGAAGGGGCTTGGCAGTAAGTAGAACTTAGAAGAGCCATTGTTGCATCGGATATTAACTGTGCCTATCAAATGTATGCAATTAAGCAATGGAGACAAGCTTGTGTAAGGCTTCAAAGAAATCTAGAAGAAATTGCTTTTTGCCTACAAAAGAAATGGAattaacaatgtacaaaattgcGTGGTACATTTTGTCTTAAAGATGTGTAACTGTTTACTTCAAGAATCATCTCAGAAACAGTATTGAACATCACTAACCACACATGTGTCGTTTAGTGATTGACGTGTACCAGGCCTGGGCGGGGCCGTGTGCCGCTGTGAACGGGATGCTTCGCAGGATCAAGAACGAGCTGGGGGACGACCTGCTCCGATTCGCCTCGGTAAGGCCACCATTCCACTGGACGGCACtcttagttaaaagttaaaatcctcccacaccataattgatgtatagggtggtgcccatctccgtttcatagccctggggccacactgtggtgcaatcactgcagcagggggctagtccactggcagtggaacttccatactgtttcagaagtatgtaccatttttataaagtctttggtatgacttaatGCGCCTCTTGCGCCCCACGTAGGTGCCCTACGTGGGGCTTGAACCACAGACCTTCTGGTctaagtaatttgaaccagatgtggcagtgtagcaaaggcgcagaccactacaccaca belongs to Branchiostoma lanceolatum isolate klBraLanc5 chromosome 15, klBraLanc5.hap2, whole genome shotgun sequence and includes:
- the LOC136449275 gene encoding Golgi SNAP receptor complex member 2-like, with amino-acid sequence METLYHQTNKMVHEVQNGMGRLEMAGADEVHLVENDLQRRTEQIFSNLERLDILVSKEPVNRRQNAKLRVDQLRYDVQHLKAALRNFQHKRHQREQEDRDREDLLNREFAPNEDTSIMIDHALQHNSSLHNAHRGVDDLIGSGSSIMASLQGQRSTLKGAHKKMLDVANMLGMSNTVMRLIEKRTFYDKFILFGGMFVTAVIMYLAFQYLT